From the Musa acuminata AAA Group cultivar baxijiao chromosome BXJ3-7, Cavendish_Baxijiao_AAA, whole genome shotgun sequence genome, one window contains:
- the LOC103992653 gene encoding MLO-like protein 1 isoform X2, with product MAEEGAAAAAGVEMKLEFTPTWIVAAVCSLIVVISLVAERLLHRLGKVLKRKNQKPLFDALQKVKEELMLLGFISLLLTVFQGVIQGICIPEGWSLHMLPCKKEERITKAHFQTAFSAGHFGGVGRRLLAGGGSGAAAHCLSKGKVPLLSLEAIHQLHIFIFVLAVTHVAFSALTMLLGGAKIRQWKQWEDSIQKEITGDAPKQVTHVNQFQFIRDRFNGIGADSVFTSWLHSFVKQFYGSVTKSDYTTMRLGFIMTHCQGNPKFNFHKYMIRTLEADFKKVVGISWYLWVFVFIFLLLNVNGWHTYFWISFIPLILLLAVGTKLEHIITQLAHEVAEKHSAIQGDLVVKPSDDHFWFRRPRIVLNLIHFILFQNAFEIAFFFWILTTFGFDSCIMDQISFIVPRLVIGVVIQLLCSYSTLPLYAIVTQMGSYFKKAIFDEHVQEGLMDWAQKVKRRKGNGLVRSSQGQDEPSRKIELQKLVQQTESDLEEGRSATTSANVS from the exons ATGGCGGAGGAAGGTGCAGCAGCAGCTGCGGGGGTCGAGATGAAACTGGAGTTCACTCCCACGTGGATTGTGGCCGCCGTTTGCTCCCTCATCGTCGTCATCTCCCTCGTCGCCGAGCGCCTCCTCCATCGCCTCGGAAAG GTTCTCAAGAGGAAAAACCAGAAGCCGCTCTTCGACGCTCTCCAGAAGGTGAAAGAAG AATTAATGCTTTTGGGGTTCATTTCGCTGCTGCTGACGGTGTTCCAAGGAGTCATTCAAGGGATCTGCATCCCCGAAGGGTGGAGCCTTCACATGCTCCCCTGCAAGAAAGAAGAAAGGATCACCAAGGCCCACTTCCAGACCGCCTTTTCTGCTGGCCATTTTGGAGGCGTCGGTCGGCGGCTGCTCGCAGGAGGTGGTTCTGGCGCCGCCGCTCATTGCTTGAGCAAG gGAAAAGTCCCACTCTTGTCTCTTGAGGCAATTCATCAATTGCATATCTTTATTTTCGTCCTCGCGGTCACTCATGTTGCTTTTAGTGCCCTAACTATGCTTTTAGGAGGAGCAAAG ATACGTCAGTGGAAACAGTGGGAGGATTCAATCCAGAAAGAAATCACGGGAGATG CTCCCAAACAGGTCACCCATGTAAATCAGTTTCAATTTATCAGAGACCGCTTCAATGGCATTGGTGCAGATTCAGTGTTCACAAGTTGGTTG CATTCTTTTGTCAAACAGTTCTATGGATCTGTGACTAAATCAGATTACACCACAATGAGACTTGGCTTCATCATG ACTCATTGCCAAGGAAATCCAAAATTTAACTTCCACAAGTACATGATCCGGACACTTGAAGCTGATTTCAAGAAAGTTGTTGGTATAAG TTGGTATCTGTGGGTGTTTGTCTTCATTTTCTTGTTGCTGAATGTCAATG GTTGGCACACATATTTTTGGATATCATTTATTCCTTTGATT CTTCTGCTTGCTGTTGGGactaaattggagcatatcatcacTCAGTTGGCTCATGAGGTTGCTGAAAAACATTCTGCAATTCAAGGCGATTTGGTGGTTAAGCCCTCAGATGATCACTTCTGGTTCCGCCGGCCCCGAATTGTCCTTAACTTGATTCACTTTATCCTGTTTCAGAATGCCTTTGAGATCGCATTTTTCTTCTGGATATTA ACCACATTTGGCTTTGATTCCTGCATCATGGatcaaattagttttatcgtcccCAGGCTTGTGATCGG GGTTGTGATTCAGCTCCTCTGCAGCTACAGCACTCTGCCGCTCTATGCTATCGTCACCCAG ATGGGGAGTTACTTCAAGAAAGCTATATTTGATGAGCATGTGCAAGAGGGGCTAATGGACTGGGCTCAAAAGGTAAAGAGGCGAAAGGGCAACGGGCTCGTCAGATCGAGCCAAGGACAGGATGAACCTTCGAGGAAGATTGAGCTGCAGAAGCTGGTTCAGCAGACAGAATCCGACTTGGAAGAGGGAAGATCTGCGACCACCAGTGCAAATGTGTCCTGA
- the LOC103992653 gene encoding MLO-like protein 1 isoform X1, protein MAEEGAAAAAGVEMKLEFTPTWIVAAVCSLIVVISLVAERLLHRLGKVLKRKNQKPLFDALQKVKEELMLLGFISLLLTVFQGVIQGICIPEGWSLHMLPCKKEERITKAHFQTAFSAGHFGGVGRRLLAGGGSGAAAHCLSKGKVPLLSLEAIHQLHIFIFVLAVTHVAFSALTMLLGGAKIRQWKQWEDSIQKEITGDGAAPKQVTHVNQFQFIRDRFNGIGADSVFTSWLHSFVKQFYGSVTKSDYTTMRLGFIMTHCQGNPKFNFHKYMIRTLEADFKKVVGISWYLWVFVFIFLLLNVNGWHTYFWISFIPLILLLAVGTKLEHIITQLAHEVAEKHSAIQGDLVVKPSDDHFWFRRPRIVLNLIHFILFQNAFEIAFFFWILTTFGFDSCIMDQISFIVPRLVIGVVIQLLCSYSTLPLYAIVTQMGSYFKKAIFDEHVQEGLMDWAQKVKRRKGNGLVRSSQGQDEPSRKIELQKLVQQTESDLEEGRSATTSANVS, encoded by the exons ATGGCGGAGGAAGGTGCAGCAGCAGCTGCGGGGGTCGAGATGAAACTGGAGTTCACTCCCACGTGGATTGTGGCCGCCGTTTGCTCCCTCATCGTCGTCATCTCCCTCGTCGCCGAGCGCCTCCTCCATCGCCTCGGAAAG GTTCTCAAGAGGAAAAACCAGAAGCCGCTCTTCGACGCTCTCCAGAAGGTGAAAGAAG AATTAATGCTTTTGGGGTTCATTTCGCTGCTGCTGACGGTGTTCCAAGGAGTCATTCAAGGGATCTGCATCCCCGAAGGGTGGAGCCTTCACATGCTCCCCTGCAAGAAAGAAGAAAGGATCACCAAGGCCCACTTCCAGACCGCCTTTTCTGCTGGCCATTTTGGAGGCGTCGGTCGGCGGCTGCTCGCAGGAGGTGGTTCTGGCGCCGCCGCTCATTGCTTGAGCAAG gGAAAAGTCCCACTCTTGTCTCTTGAGGCAATTCATCAATTGCATATCTTTATTTTCGTCCTCGCGGTCACTCATGTTGCTTTTAGTGCCCTAACTATGCTTTTAGGAGGAGCAAAG ATACGTCAGTGGAAACAGTGGGAGGATTCAATCCAGAAAGAAATCACGGGAGATG GTGCAGCTCCCAAACAGGTCACCCATGTAAATCAGTTTCAATTTATCAGAGACCGCTTCAATGGCATTGGTGCAGATTCAGTGTTCACAAGTTGGTTG CATTCTTTTGTCAAACAGTTCTATGGATCTGTGACTAAATCAGATTACACCACAATGAGACTTGGCTTCATCATG ACTCATTGCCAAGGAAATCCAAAATTTAACTTCCACAAGTACATGATCCGGACACTTGAAGCTGATTTCAAGAAAGTTGTTGGTATAAG TTGGTATCTGTGGGTGTTTGTCTTCATTTTCTTGTTGCTGAATGTCAATG GTTGGCACACATATTTTTGGATATCATTTATTCCTTTGATT CTTCTGCTTGCTGTTGGGactaaattggagcatatcatcacTCAGTTGGCTCATGAGGTTGCTGAAAAACATTCTGCAATTCAAGGCGATTTGGTGGTTAAGCCCTCAGATGATCACTTCTGGTTCCGCCGGCCCCGAATTGTCCTTAACTTGATTCACTTTATCCTGTTTCAGAATGCCTTTGAGATCGCATTTTTCTTCTGGATATTA ACCACATTTGGCTTTGATTCCTGCATCATGGatcaaattagttttatcgtcccCAGGCTTGTGATCGG GGTTGTGATTCAGCTCCTCTGCAGCTACAGCACTCTGCCGCTCTATGCTATCGTCACCCAG ATGGGGAGTTACTTCAAGAAAGCTATATTTGATGAGCATGTGCAAGAGGGGCTAATGGACTGGGCTCAAAAGGTAAAGAGGCGAAAGGGCAACGGGCTCGTCAGATCGAGCCAAGGACAGGATGAACCTTCGAGGAAGATTGAGCTGCAGAAGCTGGTTCAGCAGACAGAATCCGACTTGGAAGAGGGAAGATCTGCGACCACCAGTGCAAATGTGTCCTGA